One Thunnus albacares chromosome 12, fThuAlb1.1, whole genome shotgun sequence genomic region harbors:
- the kncn gene encoding kinocilin isoform X1: MNPISVGEYHGLRVGSALLSIVAGCIIIGVSRECDADAVGGIFLGAGGLGLLISIYPFIKAWLNINHILPSFGNFRVHPTPANPAPEPPIETLKREGTQSQLNLERSKSRMGTFVEGGPVSETNQTNPDEGIVNQTPNRRAFCCLFKPFTGERGDFQK, encoded by the exons ATGAACCCCATCAGCGTTGGGGAGTACCATGGGCTACGGGTGGGCTCGGCCCTGCTCAGCATTGTGGCGGGCTGCATCATCATCGGGGTGTCCAGGGAGTGTGATGCTGATGCTGTAGGAGGCATCTTCCTGGGAGCGGGGGGCCTCG GCCTACTCATATCGATCTACCCCTTCATTAAAGCCTGGCTTAACATCAACCACATTCTTCCGTCCTTTG GAAACTTCAGAGTGCACCCGACACCTGCCAATCCTGCTCCTGAACCACCGATAGAGACACTAAAAAGAGAAG GGACTCAGAGTCAACTAAATCTGGAGCGTTCTAAAAGCCGAATGGGAACCTTTGTGGAGGGGGGACCGGTGTCTGAGACCAACCAAACCAACCCAGATGAGGG AATAGTCAACCAGACACCAAACAGAAGAGCTTTTTGTTGCCTGTTCAAGCCATTtacaggagaaagaggagactTTCAAAAGTGA
- the kncn gene encoding kinocilin isoform X2 — protein MNPISVGEYHGLRVGSALLSIVAGCIIIGVSRECDADAVGGIFLGAGGLGLLISIYPFIKAWLNINHILPSFGNFRVHPTPANPAPEPPIETLKREGTQSQLNLERSKSRMGTFVEGGPVSETNQTNPDEGTSSDMPDVLSRRKLKQSPSDQDLP, from the exons ATGAACCCCATCAGCGTTGGGGAGTACCATGGGCTACGGGTGGGCTCGGCCCTGCTCAGCATTGTGGCGGGCTGCATCATCATCGGGGTGTCCAGGGAGTGTGATGCTGATGCTGTAGGAGGCATCTTCCTGGGAGCGGGGGGCCTCG GCCTACTCATATCGATCTACCCCTTCATTAAAGCCTGGCTTAACATCAACCACATTCTTCCGTCCTTTG GAAACTTCAGAGTGCACCCGACACCTGCCAATCCTGCTCCTGAACCACCGATAGAGACACTAAAAAGAGAAG GGACTCAGAGTCAACTAAATCTGGAGCGTTCTAAAAGCCGAATGGGAACCTTTGTGGAGGGGGGACCGGTGTCTGAGACCAACCAAACCAACCCAGATGAGGG GACTTCTTCAGACATGCCAGATGTCTTATCTAGACGAAAACTGAAGCAATCACCCTCTGATCAAGACCTgccatga